A genomic segment from Eulemur rufifrons isolate Redbay chromosome 19, OSU_ERuf_1, whole genome shotgun sequence encodes:
- the ANKRD23 gene encoding ankyrin repeat domain-containing protein 23, giving the protein MDFISIQQLVCGERVERKVLGFGHRVPDPGGWPSDWRMAPQEAVSREKLKLEEEKKKKLERFNSSRLNLETLAELENLVQRRREKRLRRRVPPRETESMVKLQPQAQVESVDLEMFLKAAAENQEALIDKYLADGGDPNAHDKLHRTALHWACLKGHSQLVNKLLAAGATVDPRDLLDRTPMFWACRGGHLDILKQLLNQGARVNARDKIWSTPLHVAVRTGHSDCLEHLIECGAHINAQDKEGDTALHEAVRHGRYKAMKLLLLYGAKLGVQNVASMTPVQLARDWQRGIQEALQAHVAHPRTRC; this is encoded by the exons ATGGACTTCATCAGCATTCAGCAGTTG GTATGTGGAGAAAGAGTAGAAAGGAAAGTGTTGGGATTTGGACATAGAGTTCCTGATCCCGGAGGCTGGCCTAGTGACTGGAGGATGGCACCCCAAGAGGCTGTGTCCCGGGAGAAGCTGAAattggaagaggagaagaagaagaaa CTCGAAAGATTTAACAGTTCCAGACTTAATCTAGAGACTCTGGCTGAGTTGGAAAACTTGGTTCAAAGACGAAGAGAAAAGCGACTGAGACGTAGGGTCCCCCCCAGGGAAACTGAGTCCATGGTTAAG ctgcagccccaggcccaggtggAGTCTGTGGACCTGGAGATGTTCCTGAAGGCAGCTGCTGAGAACCAGGAGGCCCTGATTGACAAGTACTTGGCAGACGGAGGGGACCCCAATGCCCATGACAAG CTCCACCGCACGGCCTTGCACTGGGCCTGTCTGAAGGGTCACAGCCAGCTGGTGAACAAGCTGCTGGCAGCAGGTGCCACTGTGGACCCTCGGGACTTG CTGGACAGGACACCCATGTTCTGGGCCTGCCGTGGAGGACACCTGGATATCCTCAAACAGCTGCTTAACCAGGGAGCCCGGGTCAACGCCCGGGACAAG ATCTGGAGCACCCCCCTCCACGTGGCAGTGCGCACTGGGCACTCTGACTGCTTGGAGCACCTCATTGAGTGTGGAGCCCACATCAACGCACAGGATAAG GAAGGGGACACAGCTCTACATGAGGCTGTGCGGCATGGCCGTTACAAAGCCATGAAGCTGCTGCTGCTCTATGGAGCCAAGCTGGGTGTGCAGAATGTG GCCTCCATGACTCCAGTGCAGCTGGCCCGAGACTGGCAGCGGGGCATCCAGGAAGCACTGCAGGCCCATGTTGCACATCCCCGCACCCGGTGCTAA
- the SEMA4C gene encoding semaphorin-4C produces the protein MAPHWAVWLLAVGLWGLGIGAEVWWNLVPRKTVSSGELATVVRRFSQTGIQDFLTLTLTEQTGLLYVGAREALFAFSVEALELQGVISWEAPVEKKTECIQKGKSNQTECFNFIRFLQPYNTSHLYVCGTYAFQPKCTYIDMLTFTLERGEFEDGKGKCPYDPAKGHTGLLVDGELYSATLNNFLGTEPVILRNMGPHHSMKTEYLAFWLNEPHFVGSAYIPESVGSFTGDDDKIYFFFSERAVEYDCYAEQVVARVARVCKGDMGGARTLQRKWTTFLKARLVCSAPDWQLYFNQLQAMHTLQGTSWHNTTFFGVFRARWGDVDLSAVCEYQLEEIQRVFEGPYKEYREQAQKWGRYTDPVPSPRPGSCINNWHRRHGYTSSLELPDNTLNFIKKHPLMEEQVGPRWGRPLLVKKDTNFTHLVADRVTGLDGTTYTVLFIGTGDGWLLKAVSLGPWVHLIEELQVFDQEPVESLVLSQSKKLLFAGSRSQLVQLPLADCMKYRSCADCVLARDPYCAWSVNTSRCVSVGGHSGSLLIQHVTISDTSGICNFRGSKKVRPTPKNITVVAGTDLVLPCRLSSNLAHARWTFGGRDLPAEQPGSFLYDTRLQALVVMAAQPRHAGAYHCFSEEQGARLAAEGYLVAVVAGPSVTLEARAPLENLGLVWLAVVALGAVCLVLLLLVLSLRRRLREELEKGAKAAERTLVYPLELPKEPTSPPFRPGPETDEKLWDPVGYYYSDGSLKIVPGHARCQPGGGPPSPPPGIPGQPLPSPTRLHLGGGRNSNANGYVRLQLGGEDRGGLGHPLPELADELRRKLQQRQPLPDSNPEESSV, from the exons ATGGCCCCACACTGGGCTGTCTGGCTGCTGGCAGTGGGGCTGTGGGGCCTGGGCATTGGGGCTGAGGTGTGGTGGAACCTTGTGCCCCGGAAGACAGTATCTTCTGGGG AGCTGGCCACAGTGGTACGGCGGTTTTCCCAAACGGGCATCCAGGACttcctgacgctgaccctgacggAGCAGACCGGGCTCCTGTACGTGGGGGCCCGAGAGGCCCTTTTTGCCTTCAGCGTGGAGGCTCTGGAGCTGCAAGGAGTG ATCTCCTGGGAGGCCCCAGTGGAGAAGAAGACTGAGTGTATTCAGAAAGGGAAGAGTAACCAG ACGGAGTGCTTCAACTTCATACGCTTCCTGCAGCCCTACAACACCTCCCACCTGTACGTCTGCGGCACCTACGCCTTCCAGCCCAAGTGCACCTACATT GACATGCTCACCTTCACGTTGGAGCGTGGAGAGTTTGAGGACGGGAAGGGGAAGTGTCCCTATGACCCAGCTAagggccacactggcctccttgtgG ACGGTGAGCTGTACTCAGCCACGCTCAACAACTTCCTGGGCACGGAGCCTGTTATCCTGCGTAACATGGGGCCCCACCACTCCATGAAGACAGAGTACCTGGCCTTTTGGCTCAACG AACCTCATTTTGTAGGCTCTGCCTACATACCTGAGAGTGTGGGGAGCTTCACGGGGGACGATGACAAGATCTACTTCTTCTTCAGCGAGCGGGCAGTGGAGTACGACTGCTATGCCGAGCAGGTGGTGGCTCGTGTGGCCCGTGTCTGCAAG GGCGACATGGGGGGCGCACGGACGCTGCAGAGGAAGTGGACCACGTTCCTAAAGGCGAGACTGGTGTGCTCTGCCCCCGACTGGCAGCTCTACTTCAACCAGCTGCAGGCGATGCACACCCTGCAGGGCACCTCCTGGCACAACACCACCTTCTTTGGGGTTTTTCGGGCTCGATG GGGTGATGTGGACCTGTCGGCAGTCTGCGAGTACCAGTTGGAAGAGATCCAGCGAGTGTTCGAGGGTCCCTACAAGGAGTATCGTGAGCAAGCCCAGAAGTGGGGCCGCTATACCGACCCAGTACCCAGCCCTCGGCCTGGCTCG TGCATCAACAACTGGCACCGACGCCACGGCTACACCAGTTCTCTGGAGCTCCCCGACAACACCCTCAACTTCATCAAGAAGCACCCGCTGATGGAGGAGCAGGTGGGGCCTCGGTGGGGCCGCCCCCTGCTTGTGAAGAAGGACACCAACTTCACTCACTTGGTGGCCGACCGGGTTACAGGGCTTGATGGAACCACCTATACGGTGCTATTCATTGGCACAG GAGATGGCTGGCTGCTCAAAGCTGTGAGCCTGGGGCCCTGGGTCCACCTGATCGAGGAGCTGCAGGTGTTTGACCAGGAGCCGGTGGAAAGCCTGGTGCTGTCTCAGAGCAAG AAGCTGCTCTTTGCTGGCTCCCGCTCTCAGCTGGTGCAGCTGCCACTGGCGGACTGCATGAAGTACCGCTCCTGTGCAGACTGTGTCCTCGCCCGGGACCCCTACTGTGCCTGGAGCGTCAACACCAGCCGCTGTGTGTCTGTGGGTGGCCACTCTGG ATCCCTGCTGATCCAGCATGTGACAATCTCAGACACGTCTGGCATTTGTAACTTCCGTGGCAGTAAGAAAG TCAGGCCCACTCCTAAAAACATCACAGTGGTGGCAGGCACAGACCTGGTGCTGCCCTGCCGACTCTCCTCCAACCTGGCCCATGCCCGCTGGACCTTTGGGGGCCGGGACCTGCCTGCAGAACAGCCTGGCTCCTTCCTCTATGACACCCGGCTCCAGGCCCTGGTCGTGATGGCTGCCCAGCCCCGCCATGCTGGGGCCTACCACTGCTTTTCAGAGGAGCAGGGGGCACGGCTGGCTGCCGAAGGCTACCTTGTGGCTGTAGTGGCGGGCCCGTCAGTGACCCTGGAGGCCCGGGCCCCCCTGGAAAACCTGGGGCTTGTGTGGCTGGCTGTGGTGGCCCTGGGGGCTGTGtgcctggtgctgctgctgcttgttTTGTCCCTGCGCCGGCGGCTGCGGGAAGAGCTGGAAAAAGGAGCCAAGGCAGCCGAGAGGACCCTGGTGTACCCTCTGGAGCTGCCCAAGGAACCCACCAGTCCTCCCTTCCGGCCTGGCCCCGAAACAGATGAGAAACTTTGGGACCCTGTTGGCTACTACTACTCTGATGGCTCCCTTAAAATTGTACCTGGACACGCCCGGTGCCAGCCTGGGGGGGGCCCCCCTTCTCCGCCCCCTGGCATCCCCGGCCAGCCCCTGCCTTCTCCAACTCGGCTTCACCTGGGGGGCGGGAGGAACTCAAATGCCAATGGTTACGTGCGCTTACAACTAGGAGGGGAGGACCGGGGAGGGCTCGGGCACCCCCTGCCTGAGCTCGCTGATGAACTGAGACGCAAACTGCAGCAGCGCCAGCCACTGCCAGACTCCAACCCCGAGGAGTCGTCAGTATGA
- the ANKRD39 gene encoding ankyrin repeat domain-containing protein 39, giving the protein MAASRPCADGPCCSHPSAVPSVQQTLEEMDFERGIWSAALNGDLGRVKYLIQKATDPSQPDSAGYTALHYASRNGHYAVCQFLLESGAKCDAQTHGGATALHRASYCGHTEIARLLLSHGCNPRLVDADGMTSLHKAAEKGHMDICSLLLQHSPALKAVRDRKARLACDLLPCNSDLRDLLAS; this is encoded by the exons ATGGCGGCGTCGCGGCCCTGTGCGGACGGCCCCTGTTGCTCCCACCCCAGTGCGGTGCCCAGCGTGCAGCAGACACTGGAGGAGATGGACTTCGAGAGGG GGATCTGGTCGGCAGCCCTGAATGGAGACCTGGGCCGAGTGAAGTATTTAATCCAGAAGGCAACGGACCCTAGTCAGCCTGACTCCGCTGGCTACACTGCTCTG CACTATGCCAGCCGCAATGGGCACTATGCTGTGTGCCAGTTCCTGCTGGAAAGTGGAGCTAAGTGTGATGCCCAGACCCATGGGGGTGCCACTGCTCTGCACCGGGCCAGCTACTGTGGGCACACTGAAATCGCACGGCTGCTGCTTTCACATGGGTGCAACCCCAGGCTGGTAGATGCCGATGGCATGACCAGTCTACATAAG GCTGCTGAGAAGGGACACATGGACATCTGCTCCCTCTTGTTGCAACACAGCCCAGCCCTGAAGGCTGTTCGGGATCGGAAGGCACGGCTAGCATGTGACCTGCTGCCCTGCAACAGTGACCTGCGGGACCTTCTGGCCAGCTGA